One Thermicanus aegyptius DSM 12793 DNA segment encodes these proteins:
- a CDS encoding prepilin peptidase — MELIKEIGRGLLRKAGGYFKTGSNLLYGRFIRDRQTSWTTRIVGYLLLAILLVTAAILLAFFYSTVKYYGFYVILIALLIGAITDLVNRTIPDSVSIIIAAVGFIWLWQPVESLWGLLLAGLPLFILAMINTNWVGGGDVKLSAALGVSFGTSAVFFLAIASILALITSFGIRLYKKIRKVEFNYTLPFAPFIFLSVLGGFIYANFI; from the coding sequence TTGGAACTAATCAAAGAAATCGGTCGAGGTTTATTAAGAAAAGCTGGTGGTTACTTTAAAACAGGCAGCAATCTCTTGTATGGAAGGTTTATTCGAGATAGGCAAACTTCATGGACAACAAGGATTGTAGGCTACTTATTATTAGCTATCCTGCTTGTTACTGCCGCCATTCTTCTTGCGTTTTTCTATTCAACCGTAAAATACTATGGTTTCTATGTCATCTTGATCGCGCTTTTGATTGGAGCCATCACCGATCTTGTAAACCGAACCATACCAGATTCTGTTTCGATCATCATTGCGGCAGTCGGGTTTATATGGTTATGGCAACCGGTGGAATCCTTGTGGGGGCTCCTTTTAGCAGGACTCCCTTTATTTATCCTGGCCATGATAAACACAAACTGGGTTGGAGGAGGAGATGTAAAACTTTCGGCTGCGCTTGGAGTTTCTTTTGGGACATCTGCAGTTTTTTTCTTAGCGATTGCGAGCATTCTAGCTCTTATTACGAGCTTTGGAATACGCTTATATAAGAAAATTCGGAAGGTGGAGTTTAACTACACATTACCCTTTGCGCCATTTATTTTTCTATCTGTGTTAGGGGGGTTCATCTATGCGAATTTTATCTAA
- a CDS encoding TadE/TadG family type IV pilus assembly protein: MSKNWSKRGTIVEFALILPLLLFLIFVVFDLGSIQVVDHASFSAAREGARTYARTGDVNASRTSAQNTFNTMASNFGTIQSVEFYPVNRSGQSFIEAVVTAKVTANHFSFAWKFLGQQPTVNVIQKKMIYPIEEKQGSEEFWN; encoded by the coding sequence ATGTCAAAGAATTGGAGTAAGAGGGGCACCATCGTTGAATTCGCCCTGATATTACCACTTCTTCTCTTCCTCATCTTTGTGGTATTCGATCTAGGCAGCATACAAGTTGTAGACCATGCCTCCTTCTCTGCCGCAAGAGAGGGGGCGAGAACTTATGCCAGGACTGGAGACGTGAATGCCTCAAGAACAAGCGCACAAAACACATTCAACACGATGGCAAGTAATTTCGGTACCATTCAATCGGTTGAATTTTACCCTGTTAATCGAAGCGGGCAAAGTTTTATCGAAGCCGTGGTAACGGCCAAAGTGACGGCAAACCATTTTTCGTTTGCGTGGAAATTTTTAGGACAACAACCCACAGTAAATGTGATTCAAAAGAAAATGATTTATCCGATCGAAGAAAAGCAGGGGAGTGAAGAGTTTTGGAACTAA
- a CDS encoding TadE/TadG family type IV pilus assembly protein → MLKSIKNKRGFLIEFAYLMPVLILFVALVIEFTQIRMIKNELQAMVDAASLAGVMRAHVMTDVTYENRYDDNGNLIGVYPVAQNYRLINDDLEAFDIAVNTMLENIEKHPGWGTDGTTRITVDLSRAYGEPISSGLSDAVTGNGVPDDRGDYSDLDEYYFTAEARVKTVFVVPALKLFNALTGTPVPVNDLNEIVLKAESTSRTKARVE, encoded by the coding sequence GTGCTTAAGTCTATCAAAAACAAAAGAGGTTTCTTAATCGAATTTGCATATCTTATGCCGGTTCTTATTCTCTTTGTAGCCCTTGTTATCGAATTTACCCAGATCCGGATGATTAAAAACGAACTGCAGGCGATGGTGGACGCCGCTTCCCTTGCCGGGGTGATGAGGGCGCATGTGATGACAGACGTGACTTATGAAAACAGGTATGACGATAACGGCAATCTGATCGGGGTATATCCCGTCGCACAAAACTATCGGCTGATTAACGACGACCTGGAAGCCTTTGATATTGCAGTAAACACTATGCTTGAAAACATCGAAAAACATCCGGGCTGGGGGACGGATGGGACGACGAGAATTACCGTCGATCTTTCACGAGCGTACGGAGAGCCAATTTCAAGCGGCTTAAGTGACGCGGTGACGGGAAATGGGGTTCCGGATGATCGCGGGGATTACAGTGATTTGGACGAATACTACTTTACCGCTGAGGCGCGAGTCAAAACTGTCTTTGTCGTCCCAGCCCTTAAACTCTTCAATGCATTAACAGGTACCCCTGTTCCGGTGAACGATTTGAACGAGATCGTACTGAAAGCTGAATCGACATCCCGCACGAAAGCGAGGGTGGAATAA
- a CDS encoding RRXRR domain-containing protein, protein MRKVPVVHMDGTPLMPCTPAKARKLLRSGAAVKKWTKTGIFFIQLTTPTSKHTQDMALGIDPGANYDGVAIATKEQMQFSGMLVVKNRIKDKMETRRNMRRARRFRKTRRRPKRFSNRKRPEGWLPPSIKAKVDMRIQFLSYLFAIYPISKIAVEDMRIDGNRLKGVKGREYFTWTMENKRKLYQFLEGRGDLRLFDAKETAKARETLGLTKTGKKGEHSFYSQAVDGFVLCWLVIRTKRTEVTSFGVWRRPEIARRQLHRLEPEKGGIRKPYGESVACGFRKNTVVWYEGNLYRTGGTTKGKLSLHSFDFANKRVTQHADPAKCQKVFHQSWFYKLVI, encoded by the coding sequence GTGCGGAAAGTACCTGTTGTACACATGGATGGAACACCGCTTATGCCGTGTACGCCTGCAAAAGCGAGAAAGCTGCTAAGAAGCGGCGCGGCTGTGAAAAAGTGGACGAAAACCGGAATCTTTTTTATTCAGTTAACCACACCAACGAGCAAACATACACAAGATATGGCACTAGGAATTGATCCGGGAGCCAATTATGACGGGGTGGCAATCGCCACAAAGGAGCAGATGCAGTTTTCTGGCATGTTGGTGGTGAAAAACCGGATCAAAGACAAGATGGAAACGCGCAGGAATATGCGCCGTGCCAGGCGGTTCCGCAAGACAAGAAGACGGCCCAAGCGTTTTTCCAATCGTAAACGTCCTGAAGGGTGGCTTCCACCGTCGATCAAGGCAAAGGTAGACATGCGGATACAGTTTCTATCTTACTTATTCGCTATCTATCCAATTTCGAAAATTGCCGTAGAAGATATGCGGATTGACGGTAACAGGCTGAAAGGGGTGAAGGGCCGTGAGTACTTCACCTGGACGATGGAAAACAAACGGAAGCTGTATCAATTCCTGGAGGGAAGAGGTGACTTGCGGCTGTTTGACGCGAAAGAAACGGCAAAGGCGAGGGAAACACTTGGGCTCACAAAGACGGGCAAGAAAGGCGAGCACAGCTTTTATTCTCAAGCCGTTGACGGCTTTGTCCTCTGTTGGCTGGTGATCCGGACCAAACGGACGGAAGTCACATCGTTCGGGGTATGGCGGAGGCCGGAGATTGCACGCAGGCAGTTGCACCGGCTGGAGCCGGAGAAAGGGGGCATAAGGAAGCCCTATGGAGAATCGGTGGCGTGTGGGTTCAGGAAAAACACCGTTGTCTGGTACGAAGGCAACCTGTACCGGACGGGTGGGACAACGAAGGGGAAACTTAGCCTGCACAGCTTTGATTTTGCCAACAAGCGTGTGACGCAACATGCCGATCCGGCAAAATGTCAAAAGGTATTCCATCAGAGCTGGTTTTACAAATTGGTGATTTGA
- a CDS encoding copper amine oxidase N-terminal domain-containing protein: MKKKNVFRLLSLVLVFVLTATSLNLPRGGVEAAPKVARLFIDGGEVKTDVPPIIENGRTLVPIRVISENLGMDVEWNGEKQEVTIQAPDGRTVVITIGKKTAYANGGIVPLDVPAKIVNGRTLVPIRFVSERYGAKVTWDGKAYAVYVETGGPRNVQPLTKEDFIKAWGETGAKTWDNWGIGGLAYLRVTRIYPDFKQGLQMAEKYRKEHPDEISKPNSDPFPRLSLQELLWAYYKGPIPASPYEKEVMSRIAKNMGYESWDKVPKALLTDSFGVIRDWSFDYAILLDYHFNEEGKLDSFIFRPIGQRYAFRVTIKNPIGSYVNNVGWAGFNDEKFNGVLSEIATPEIFEEIKKSGVVIGLYSGTGRATGELNTRFSPPFVVYSDNDFSLKYVEEYRWNNTDYMVKAIRGGGDFQFVVGGYFMEESDLSPGSKILPDYFTKRRSFTPGSEWRPWTKDAAAWIPQATYEESRSWYKKSE; this comes from the coding sequence ATGAAGAAGAAAAATGTGTTTCGATTGTTATCTCTCGTGCTTGTGTTTGTGTTGACCGCGACATCGCTTAACCTTCCTCGTGGTGGTGTTGAAGCCGCACCGAAGGTCGCCAGGCTCTTTATCGACGGTGGAGAAGTGAAAACAGATGTTCCTCCCATCATTGAAAACGGAAGGACCCTCGTACCTATTCGCGTGATCAGCGAAAACCTGGGGATGGATGTAGAATGGAACGGTGAGAAGCAGGAAGTGACGATTCAGGCGCCGGACGGGCGGACGGTGGTGATCACCATCGGGAAGAAGACGGCCTATGCCAACGGCGGCATTGTACCGCTCGATGTGCCTGCGAAGATTGTGAACGGGCGGACGCTCGTGCCGATCCGGTTTGTAAGTGAACGCTACGGAGCGAAGGTGACGTGGGATGGCAAGGCATATGCGGTTTATGTGGAGACGGGAGGTCCGAGGAATGTACAGCCCCTGACGAAGGAGGATTTTATTAAGGCATGGGGTGAGACAGGGGCCAAGACTTGGGATAACTGGGGAATCGGTGGTTTGGCCTATCTTCGGGTGACGAGGATTTATCCGGATTTCAAGCAGGGGCTTCAAATGGCAGAGAAATACAGAAAGGAACATCCGGACGAAATCAGCAAACCGAATTCTGATCCCTTTCCGCGCCTTTCGCTGCAAGAGCTTCTCTGGGCCTATTACAAAGGCCCCATTCCCGCCAGCCCTTATGAAAAAGAAGTGATGAGCAGGATCGCTAAAAATATGGGATACGAATCATGGGATAAGGTTCCAAAAGCATTACTAACAGATTCCTTTGGAGTAATACGTGATTGGTCCTTCGACTACGCCATTCTCCTCGACTATCACTTTAACGAAGAAGGAAAACTGGACAGCTTCATCTTCCGTCCCATTGGACAGCGTTACGCATTCCGGGTTACCATCAAAAATCCGATTGGAAGTTATGTAAATAATGTCGGATGGGCAGGATTCAATGACGAAAAATTCAACGGAGTATTAAGCGAGATTGCTACTCCGGAAATTTTCGAGGAGATCAAGAAATCAGGTGTGGTTATTGGTCTTTATTCTGGAACAGGAAGAGCTACCGGGGAATTAAATACCCGCTTTAGCCCTCCTTTTGTGGTTTACTCCGATAATGACTTTAGCCTTAAGTATGTTGAAGAGTATCGCTGGAATAACACGGACTATATGGTTAAGGCAATTCGTGGCGGAGGTGATTTCCAGTTTGTAGTTGGAGGCTATTTCATGGAAGAAAGTGATCTTTCACCTGGAAGTAAGATTCTGCCCGATTACTTCACCAAGCGGAGAAGCTTTACACCCGGCAGCGAATGGAGGCCGTGGACAAAGGATGCAGCCGCTTGGATTCCGCAAGCAACGTATGAAGAATCGAGATCGTGGTACAAGAAAAGCGAATAA
- a CDS encoding restriction endonuclease subunit S has product MVETNKDAIARKISEVEIIDMPQEELNWGSVSLSEVLNSDTRLEASVYNIEGRHAREILKKCKWELSSFCGDNGLATAYHRPRFKRIWVEKSPFPIYQPSQILEVYPKPSGYISEATKTDIEELRVKKGQILLTCSGTIGSCSIVSKTLDNKIFSHDLIRIDCKDEIDIGYVYAFLKTKIGNTLINTNNYGAVVSHIEPEHLNNIPIPNPPSMLKKQIHELVMKSYELRDESNELLDKAEELMVNELRLPPIDDFKPEYFDTSSNLKNYSVKFSELSNRFEASFHVPIVKSIINHLKSHAEEVTTIGDERISKKIILPGRFKRVYVEEGQGTVFFGGKQIYELDPSNKKYLSTRHHKNRIQKELRLIENMVLITCSGTIGKTALVPKHWENWTMNQHVIRIIPSSDSIAGYLYVFLSSPYGYELIKRFTYGSVVDEIDDNHVSQIEIPLINRGIQDEINRLALEANKLRYEAYKLEQQALIIVNEEVIHKR; this is encoded by the coding sequence ATGGTAGAAACGAACAAAGATGCAATAGCTCGGAAAATTTCTGAAGTAGAAATTATTGATATGCCTCAAGAGGAACTAAATTGGGGCAGTGTTAGTCTGTCGGAAGTTTTAAATAGTGATACAAGGCTGGAGGCTAGTGTCTACAATATTGAGGGTCGTCACGCGAGAGAAATTCTTAAAAAATGTAAGTGGGAGTTATCTTCATTCTGTGGTGATAACGGCTTAGCTACTGCTTACCATAGACCGCGCTTTAAAAGAATCTGGGTAGAAAAATCTCCTTTCCCAATTTATCAGCCATCACAAATACTAGAAGTTTATCCAAAACCTAGTGGGTATATTTCTGAAGCTACAAAGACTGATATTGAAGAATTAAGGGTAAAAAAGGGACAAATTCTTTTGACTTGCTCCGGTACTATTGGGAGTTGTAGTATTGTTTCAAAAACGCTTGATAACAAGATATTCAGTCACGACTTAATAAGAATTGATTGTAAAGATGAAATTGATATTGGATATGTTTACGCGTTCCTAAAAACAAAGATAGGGAATACTCTTATAAATACCAATAACTATGGTGCAGTTGTATCACATATTGAACCAGAGCATTTAAACAATATTCCTATACCCAATCCACCTAGTATGCTAAAGAAACAAATTCACGAGCTTGTGATGAAGTCTTATGAACTACGGGACGAGTCAAATGAATTACTTGATAAAGCCGAGGAGTTAATGGTCAATGAGTTAAGACTTCCTCCTATTGATGATTTTAAACCAGAATATTTTGATACATCGTCTAATCTAAAGAATTATTCAGTAAAGTTTTCTGAGTTAAGTAACCGATTTGAAGCCTCTTTTCATGTACCAATTGTCAAATCAATCATTAATCATCTTAAAAGTCATGCAGAAGAGGTTACAACCATTGGTGATGAACGGATTAGTAAAAAGATAATCCTTCCTGGACGCTTTAAAAGGGTTTACGTTGAGGAAGGTCAAGGAACTGTATTCTTTGGCGGCAAGCAAATATATGAGCTTGACCCGTCAAATAAAAAATATTTATCTACAAGACATCATAAGAATAGAATTCAGAAAGAGCTGCGCTTAATTGAGAACATGGTATTAATTACTTGTAGTGGAACTATTGGGAAAACAGCCCTTGTACCAAAACATTGGGAAAACTGGACGATGAATCAACACGTGATTAGAATTATTCCTTCTTCTGATTCAATAGCTGGCTACCTCTATGTATTTCTTTCCAGTCCATATGGATATGAATTGATAAAAAGATTTACTTATGGGTCTGTTGTAGATGAAATTGATGATAACCATGTTTCACAAATTGAAATTCCTTTAATAAATCGAGGTATACAAGACGAAATAAACCGCTTGGCGTTAGAAGCTAATAAACTTCGATATGAAGCATACAAGTTAGAACAGCAAGCATTAATCATTGTCAACGAAGAAGTTATTCATAAAAGGTAA
- a CDS encoding N-6 DNA methylase, with translation MSVTANIIDDEKTTSIITIPEGKICDYIDGKFRNDTPEEYVRQNIEKRLVNELKYSRERIKVEYGIKVGSRRPRADIVIFPDGVESFSQENVKLIIECKKETVEPTNKKDGVEQLKSYMSACPNCEWGMWTNGKYKEVLRKVINEKGQIEFIDYNDIPSADGSVEDIDRPKRVSLRNAVEDNLLFVFKTCHNHIYANDGMQKQPAFFELLKVIFCKIEDERNIPNPLEFYVTSSERSNPDGQLTVKKRISKIFERVKRRHNKIFEHNDEIGLSPRSLAYIVSELQSYSLLNTHIDIKGKAYEELVGANLRGDRGEFFTPRNVMHMTVEMLSPKSTEKILDPACGTGGFLVIAMNNVIKELEKQMEAVFGKPRPKWNHDEYRMFQDKISDVASSNFFGFDINPDLVKATKMNMVMNNDGSGNIFRINSLLPPHEWSSDIKEKLSDILGISRSAIRNSKSIALFDVIVTNPPFGSKIPIKDPAILEQYDLGHIWEKNNGYWVKTSRLQSSVPPEQLFIERCMQFLKDGGRMGIVLPDAILGSPGLGYIRQWIIKHAKIIASIDLHVDTFQPRNGTQTSVLVLQKKSQQEIDFEEKSRKMADYNIFMAMAERIGHDKRGNTLFKRDKYGNELLVPEENNVLAIGEIADGTKTVKTISKTKIRDDQTPLIADVFKIWKQQEGITW, from the coding sequence ATGTCAGTAACTGCCAATATAATAGATGATGAAAAAACAACCTCAATTATTACTATTCCGGAAGGAAAAATATGCGATTATATAGATGGTAAATTTAGGAATGACACCCCGGAAGAATATGTGCGGCAAAACATTGAAAAAAGACTAGTTAATGAGCTCAAATACTCGAGAGAAAGAATAAAAGTTGAGTATGGAATTAAAGTTGGTTCCAGAAGACCTCGAGCAGACATTGTTATTTTTCCGGATGGGGTAGAGAGCTTTAGTCAGGAAAACGTAAAACTTATCATCGAGTGTAAAAAAGAAACCGTTGAGCCTACAAATAAAAAAGATGGAGTAGAACAGCTAAAATCTTATATGTCTGCTTGTCCTAACTGTGAGTGGGGTATGTGGACTAATGGTAAGTATAAAGAAGTTTTAAGAAAAGTGATTAACGAGAAAGGACAGATTGAGTTTATAGATTATAACGATATACCTTCCGCTGACGGCTCAGTTGAAGACATAGATAGACCTAAAAGAGTATCATTACGCAACGCTGTTGAGGACAACCTTTTATTTGTCTTCAAGACCTGTCATAATCACATTTACGCTAATGATGGAATGCAAAAACAGCCAGCTTTCTTTGAGTTACTCAAAGTCATTTTCTGTAAAATTGAAGACGAAAGAAACATTCCTAATCCACTTGAATTTTACGTAACTTCATCTGAACGGTCAAACCCTGATGGTCAACTTACAGTAAAAAAAAGAATATCGAAGATATTCGAGAGAGTAAAAAGGCGTCATAATAAAATATTTGAACATAATGACGAAATAGGTTTATCACCTAGAAGTTTAGCCTATATTGTTAGCGAGCTTCAAAGCTACAGCCTTTTGAATACCCATATTGATATTAAAGGTAAAGCTTATGAAGAGTTAGTAGGAGCAAATCTACGGGGTGATAGAGGCGAGTTTTTTACTCCGAGAAATGTAATGCACATGACTGTTGAAATGCTTTCTCCTAAATCAACCGAAAAAATTCTGGACCCCGCATGTGGAACAGGCGGATTTCTTGTTATTGCAATGAATAATGTAATAAAAGAGCTTGAAAAACAAATGGAGGCTGTTTTTGGAAAACCACGCCCTAAATGGAATCACGATGAATACAGAATGTTCCAGGACAAGATATCTGACGTTGCATCCAGCAATTTTTTCGGTTTTGATATTAACCCTGACCTTGTTAAAGCAACAAAAATGAATATGGTAATGAACAATGACGGGAGTGGTAATATATTCCGAATTAATTCCCTCCTGCCGCCTCATGAGTGGTCAAGTGATATTAAAGAAAAGCTCAGTGATATATTGGGAATAAGTAGGTCGGCAATTCGTAACTCGAAATCAATAGCATTGTTTGATGTAATAGTTACAAATCCTCCGTTTGGAAGTAAAATTCCTATTAAAGACCCAGCAATTTTAGAACAGTATGATTTAGGACATATCTGGGAGAAAAATAACGGTTATTGGGTTAAAACCAGCCGATTACAATCTTCTGTACCTCCAGAACAATTATTTATTGAGAGATGTATGCAGTTCCTAAAAGATGGTGGACGTATGGGTATTGTGCTACCAGATGCTATTTTAGGGTCTCCAGGTTTAGGATATATTCGGCAGTGGATTATAAAACACGCAAAAATTATTGCAAGTATTGATTTGCATGTTGATACCTTTCAACCTAGAAATGGAACACAGACTTCTGTTTTGGTTCTTCAAAAGAAGAGTCAACAAGAGATTGATTTTGAAGAGAAAAGCAGGAAAATGGCTGACTACAATATTTTCATGGCTATGGCTGAACGGATAGGACACGACAAAAGAGGTAACACCTTATTTAAACGCGACAAATACGGTAATGAACTGTTGGTGCCAGAGGAAAATAACGTTCTTGCCATTGGAGAAATAGCTGACGGAACAAAAACTGTTAAAACCATCTCAAAAACGAAAATTCGCGATGACCAAACCCCTCTTATTGCTGATGTTTTTAAGATTTGGAAGCAACAGGAGGGAATAACATGGTAG
- a CDS encoding CpaF family protein, which translates to MNPSIFTKEDFTKEEFDEELLNSARNFLTREIQEQKITLEEETQVYFRIHHFLTSRYGISTEQADRIVEEVMIDIKGYGVIAPLIQDPGVSDIIIHKHDDITYEKYGKKYIFPQSFRDQQHLMMFIEKLAFLSKARVDISHPITSFTLPEGYRTAVAIPPIALYPTVAIRKFVTLPSVDDLIQSGYFSVEAGEFFKFAIKGRRNILITGGMGTGKTSMIAIASKHFGEDEYPLLIEEVMETPMNVPHLRRLVARPPSVEGTGEITLGNLLKLALQMKPTRVIVSEVRDGAVFYMLQAMQIGHEGSMSTVHANSPKEAFFKRIPMMLSMSREAVDLSLDEKLSFAASGLHLIVHLKQDPHTGIRYCDRISEVTEEPDVKDIFVREGNTLKATGYIPERALEGALAYGVKGDEGWFRD; encoded by the coding sequence ATGAATCCGTCTATCTTTACAAAAGAAGATTTCACAAAAGAAGAATTCGATGAAGAATTGCTTAATTCTGCAAGAAATTTTCTTACACGTGAGATACAGGAACAAAAAATCACGTTAGAAGAAGAAACTCAAGTCTACTTTAGGATTCACCACTTTTTGACGAGCCGTTATGGAATTTCTACGGAACAAGCGGATAGGATCGTCGAAGAAGTGATGATTGATATCAAAGGTTATGGGGTTATCGCACCACTAATACAAGACCCCGGTGTAAGCGATATTATTATCCATAAGCATGATGACATCACCTATGAAAAATATGGGAAGAAATATATTTTCCCGCAATCATTCCGAGACCAGCAACACCTGATGATGTTCATTGAAAAGCTCGCATTTCTGTCCAAAGCGAGGGTAGATATATCCCACCCGATCACATCATTTACCTTACCGGAAGGGTATCGGACGGCGGTGGCGATTCCGCCGATTGCGCTTTATCCTACCGTTGCCATTCGGAAATTTGTAACACTTCCTTCAGTGGACGATTTGATTCAGAGCGGGTATTTCTCGGTAGAAGCCGGGGAATTTTTTAAATTTGCAATTAAGGGAAGGCGGAACATCCTGATTACAGGCGGGATGGGGACCGGGAAGACAAGTATGATCGCCATTGCAAGTAAGCACTTTGGAGAAGATGAATATCCGCTTCTTATTGAAGAAGTCATGGAAACGCCGATGAACGTTCCTCATTTAAGAAGGTTGGTTGCAAGACCGCCATCCGTTGAGGGGACTGGAGAGATCACTTTAGGAAATCTCTTAAAGCTCGCGTTACAGATGAAGCCGACGAGGGTGATCGTCTCAGAAGTACGGGATGGTGCGGTCTTCTACATGCTTCAAGCGATGCAGATTGGACATGAGGGATCGATGTCTACGGTTCATGCCAATAGCCCGAAAGAAGCCTTTTTCAAACGGATACCGATGATGCTTTCGATGTCGCGGGAAGCGGTCGATCTCTCTTTGGATGAAAAATTGTCCTTTGCGGCGTCCGGATTGCACTTGATCGTACATCTGAAACAGGACCCGCATACCGGAATTCGTTACTGTGACAGAATTAGCGAAGTGACGGAAGAGCCGGATGTGAAGGATATTTTTGTTCGTGAGGGAAACACGTTGAAAGCAACAGGATATATTCCTGAACGGGCGCTTGAAGGGGCGCTGGCTTATGGGGTGAAGGGGGATGAGGGGTGGTTTAGAGATTGA
- a CDS encoding type II secretion system F family protein, with amino-acid sequence METIIVILTVTSVLFLYLSLMPENRLEKILVPIKKESLLNQAKRLGKVFYEKLLHKVKYIAKQEEEMQINLDKLRIDTVSAKEIVGLQYLAVFLLLAVGVILKTPFVYLVVALVLLVPSSQIKGKWKKKRVRMGRDVLNLAELTAVGVSAGLSPLDSLEKAVVGQKGELYEELHRAIVEIRMGTPAEQALLKVSNVMELQEMYAFIDQLIQAMKTGSRGFSESVKEIVRHLRELRQARIEKQSEEAKAKFTLPIMMFFGAVLAFAWGPLVIGFLNGF; translated from the coding sequence ATGGAGACGATCATTGTAATTCTCACCGTAACTTCAGTTTTGTTTCTCTATTTATCCCTTATGCCCGAAAATCGGTTAGAGAAGATTTTAGTGCCAATCAAAAAAGAATCACTTTTAAACCAAGCGAAGAGATTGGGAAAAGTTTTCTACGAAAAACTCCTGCATAAAGTGAAGTATATCGCGAAGCAAGAAGAAGAAATGCAAATCAATTTGGATAAATTAAGAATCGACACCGTTTCAGCCAAGGAAATTGTGGGGCTACAATATTTAGCCGTATTTCTTCTTCTAGCGGTGGGTGTTATCCTGAAAACGCCGTTTGTCTATCTAGTGGTTGCACTTGTCCTCCTTGTTCCTTCTTCCCAAATAAAGGGGAAATGGAAAAAGAAACGGGTGAGGATGGGAAGGGATGTGCTTAATTTAGCGGAACTTACAGCCGTTGGTGTGTCAGCGGGACTTTCACCGCTTGATTCACTTGAAAAGGCCGTAGTAGGGCAAAAAGGGGAATTGTATGAAGAACTTCATAGGGCAATCGTAGAAATCCGGATGGGAACACCTGCGGAACAAGCTCTCTTGAAGGTATCTAATGTGATGGAGCTTCAGGAAATGTACGCTTTCATTGACCAGTTAATCCAGGCGATGAAAACGGGGAGCAGAGGGTTTTCTGAGTCGGTCAAAGAGATCGTAAGGCACTTAAGGGAATTACGGCAGGCAAGGATCGAAAAACAATCGGAAGAAGCGAAAGCGAAATTCACTCTACCCATTATGATGTTCTTTGGGGCCGTCCTTGCCTTTGCATGGGGACCGCTTGTCATTGGATTTTTAAACGGTTTTTAA
- a CDS encoding type II secretion system F family protein, whose protein sequence is MTITISLISSLSVFLIWLGLKPTNHLESLFSKKVIRKIWEKKEVGLELPRWVYGLSGAVLFYIVLSIFVSRQAGLFSLPFGYFLAVKLPNLIQQWRTNFKKKKLLEEMEGAMMVISATVRGGSTLLDSFSQAAKYVHSPLKEELETVVNQVRYGGLTLSKALELFAKKWDAREVNMLYHATSLATEFGGQEVPEVMRSVANSIREGKQVEEKIKAKTTYQKWSGVIISGVPIGILIIFKLMSPQIFETLVTDAKLFLLIGIVLMVIGWYMVFRILNKIEEF, encoded by the coding sequence ATGACAATTACCATTTCACTCATAAGTTCCCTATCCGTATTCTTAATTTGGCTGGGCTTAAAACCTACCAACCATCTCGAATCGCTTTTTTCCAAGAAGGTCATCAGGAAAATATGGGAGAAAAAAGAAGTCGGATTGGAACTGCCCCGATGGGTCTACGGACTTTCCGGGGCTGTTCTCTTTTATATCGTGCTTAGTATATTTGTGTCTCGCCAAGCCGGACTTTTTTCTCTTCCCTTTGGATACTTTTTGGCAGTAAAACTTCCGAACCTCATTCAACAATGGAGAACAAACTTTAAGAAAAAGAAACTATTAGAAGAGATGGAAGGGGCGATGATGGTCATTTCTGCGACCGTAAGGGGTGGGTCTACCTTGCTTGATTCTTTTTCACAGGCGGCGAAGTATGTACATTCCCCGCTTAAAGAAGAATTGGAAACGGTTGTTAATCAAGTAAGGTACGGAGGACTTACTTTATCTAAAGCGCTTGAATTATTTGCAAAAAAATGGGATGCACGAGAGGTTAACATGCTGTACCACGCTACGTCACTCGCGACGGAATTCGGAGGTCAGGAAGTACCGGAAGTTATGAGAAGTGTAGCGAATAGTATCCGCGAAGGTAAGCAGGTTGAGGAAAAGATTAAGGCAAAAACAACCTATCAGAAATGGTCGGGGGTTATTATTAGCGGTGTGCCGATTGGAATACTCATCATCTTTAAACTTATGTCTCCGCAGATTTTTGAGACGTTGGTTACAGACGCTAAACTTTTTCTGCTCATCGGGATCGTCCTGATGGTTATCGGGTGGTACATGGTCTTTCGGATATTAAACAAGATCGAGGAGTTTTAA